A DNA window from Danio aesculapii chromosome 1, fDanAes4.1, whole genome shotgun sequence contains the following coding sequences:
- the msmo1 gene encoding methylsterol monooxygenase 1 yields MEVNGTANILSSAFLAVEFVDSFLPQNPLQEPFKHAWNHMLQNYTKFQIATWGSLIVHELIYFLFCLPGFIFQFLPFMQKYKIQPDKPETWEKQWKCFKMLLFNHFCIQLPLICGTYYFTEFFSIPYDWDTMPRWSFLLAQCFGCAVIEDTWHYFLHRALHHRSIYKYIHKVHHDFTSPFGMQAEYAHPLETLILGAGFFIGIMVFCNHMILLWAWVTFRLLETIDVHSGYDIPLNPLHLIPFYAGARFHDFHHMNFVGNYGSTFTWWDRLFNTDFQFNKHYSHRKTVKSD; encoded by the exons ATGGAGGTAAACGGCACAGCCAACATCCTGTCTTCAGCCTTTCTGGCGGTGGAATTTGTGGATTCATTTCTTCCGCAAAATCCGCTGCAGGAACCTTTTAAACACGCGTGGAACCACATGCTGCAGAACTACACCAAATTCCAGATCGCCACCTGGGGCTCGCTCATCGTCCATGAACTCATCTATTTCCTCTTCTGCCTGCCTGgatttatctttcaatttctcccTTTCATGCAAAAGTATAAGATCCAGCCG GATAAACCAGAGACATGGGAGAAACAGTGGAAGTGCTTCAAGATGCTGCTGTTTAATCACTTCTGTATTCAGCTACCGCTCATCTGTGGCACATATTACTTCACTGAGTTCTTCAGCATTCCTTATGACTGGGACACCATGCCCCGCTG GTCTTTTCTACTGGCCCAGTGTTTTGGTTGTGCTGTAATTGAAGACACATGGCATTACTTTCTCCACCGAGCTCTACATCATCGCAGTATCTACAAATACATTCATAAAGTCCATCACGACTTCACT TCTCCATTTGGCATGCAGGCAGAATATGCCCACCCTCTTGAGACTTTGATTCTGGGCGCTGGATTCTTCATTGGCATCATGGTCTTCTGCAATCATATGATCTTACTGTGGGCCTGGGTCACTTTCCGCCTGCTGGAAACCATTGATGTTCACAG TGGTTACGACATTCCTCTGAACCCCCTGCATCTGATTCCGTTCTACGCTGGAGCTCGTTTTCATGATTTCCACCACATGAATTTTGTTGGCAACTATGGCTCTACATTCACCTGGTGGGACAGACTTTTCAACACCGATTTCCAGTTCAACAAACATTACTCGCATCGTAAAACTGTGAAGAGCGACTGA